One window of Hylemonella gracilis genomic DNA carries:
- the metE gene encoding 5-methyltetrahydropteroyltriglutamate--homocysteine S-methyltransferase, which produces MALTHNLGFPRIGAQRELKFALESYWKGQSSRDELLAVGARLRQRHWADQAGLNLVPVGDFSFYDQVLDMSFTLGNLPARVRGFHGDALDNYFRVARGKSAQTADAHAHCCGGAHSAQHADDGVQAGEMTKWFDTNYHYIVPEFDADTTFKLDAARLLAQLDEARAQGIQAKPVLVGPVTYLALGKAKDGSNKLDLLPRLLMAYTELLDTLAAQGVEWVQVDEPLLVTELDKHPDHDWQHAYKAAYHQLKSCRVKLLLATYFGPLQENAYLAANLPVAGLHIDAITGRDDVLPVLNLLPAHKVLSLGVVNGRNIWKTDLNATLDWLEPLSARLGDRLWIAPSCSLLHVPVDLTQEQKLDPEIKSWLAFALQKLDELAVLGRALNEGRDAVQQALAANQAALAARRASPRVHKPAVQAAVAQITDHLGRRQSPYVERAPRQAALLRLPLYPTTTIGSFPQTAEIRQVRSEFKAGRIDASSYRAAMQAEIARSVREQEALGLDLLVHGEAERNDMVEYFGEQLEGYAFSQFGWVQSYGSRCVKPPILFGDIRRPKAMTVEWIVYAQSLTTKPMKGMLTGPVTILNWSFVRDDQPRADSCRQLALAIREEVLDLEQAGVRVIQIDEAALREGLPLRKSQWRSYLDWAVESFRVTANGVRDDTQIHTHMCYSEFNDIIAAIAAMDADVITIETSRSDMELLDAFDDFKYPNEIGPGVYDIHTPNIPTREQIITLMRKAAQRIPPERLWVNPDCGLKTRQWAEVIPALTHMVAAARTLRAEQRIAA; this is translated from the coding sequence ATGGCCCTGACCCACAACCTTGGTTTCCCCCGCATCGGCGCACAACGCGAACTCAAGTTCGCGCTCGAGTCCTACTGGAAAGGCCAGTCCTCCCGCGACGAACTCCTGGCCGTTGGTGCCCGACTGCGCCAGCGCCACTGGGCCGACCAGGCCGGGCTGAATCTGGTGCCGGTGGGCGACTTCTCCTTCTACGACCAGGTGCTGGACATGAGCTTCACCCTGGGCAACCTGCCCGCGCGCGTGCGCGGCTTCCATGGCGACGCGCTGGACAACTACTTCCGTGTCGCCCGGGGAAAGTCCGCCCAAACGGCCGACGCCCATGCCCATTGCTGCGGCGGCGCACATTCGGCACAACACGCTGACGACGGCGTGCAGGCCGGCGAGATGACCAAATGGTTCGACACCAACTACCACTACATCGTGCCCGAGTTCGATGCCGACACCACGTTCAAGCTCGATGCCGCGCGCCTTCTGGCACAGCTGGACGAAGCGCGGGCACAAGGCATTCAGGCCAAGCCGGTGCTGGTCGGCCCCGTGACCTACCTGGCGCTGGGCAAGGCCAAGGACGGCTCGAACAAGCTGGATCTGCTGCCCCGCCTGCTGATGGCCTATACCGAGCTGCTGGACACGCTGGCCGCGCAAGGCGTGGAGTGGGTGCAGGTGGACGAGCCTCTCCTCGTCACCGAGCTGGACAAGCACCCCGACCACGACTGGCAGCATGCCTACAAGGCCGCCTACCACCAGCTCAAGAGCTGCCGCGTCAAGCTGCTGCTGGCCACCTACTTTGGACCGCTGCAGGAAAACGCCTACCTCGCGGCCAACCTGCCGGTGGCCGGCCTGCACATCGATGCGATCACCGGCCGCGACGACGTGCTGCCCGTGCTCAACCTGCTGCCCGCGCACAAAGTGCTGTCCCTGGGCGTGGTCAATGGCCGCAACATCTGGAAGACCGATCTGAACGCCACGCTGGACTGGCTGGAGCCGCTCAGCGCTCGCCTGGGTGATCGCCTGTGGATCGCGCCCTCCTGCTCGCTGCTGCACGTGCCCGTGGACCTGACGCAAGAGCAGAAATTGGACCCTGAGATCAAGTCCTGGCTCGCCTTTGCCTTGCAGAAGCTCGATGAACTGGCCGTGCTGGGCCGGGCCCTGAATGAGGGCCGCGACGCCGTGCAACAGGCATTGGCGGCCAACCAGGCGGCGCTGGCCGCTCGGCGCGCTTCCCCGCGCGTGCACAAGCCGGCCGTGCAGGCCGCCGTGGCACAGATCACCGACCACCTCGGCCGCCGCCAAAGCCCCTACGTTGAGCGCGCACCCAGGCAGGCTGCCCTGCTCAGGCTGCCGCTCTACCCCACCACGACCATCGGATCCTTCCCGCAGACGGCGGAAATCCGCCAGGTCCGAAGCGAGTTCAAGGCGGGGCGGATCGACGCGTCGAGCTACAGGGCTGCCATGCAGGCAGAGATCGCGCGCAGCGTGCGCGAGCAGGAAGCCCTGGGCCTGGACCTGCTGGTGCACGGTGAGGCTGAACGCAACGACATGGTGGAGTACTTCGGCGAGCAGCTCGAAGGATATGCCTTCAGCCAGTTCGGCTGGGTGCAGTCCTACGGCTCGCGCTGCGTCAAGCCGCCCATTCTGTTCGGTGACATCCGCCGCCCGAAGGCGATGACCGTGGAATGGATCGTCTACGCGCAGTCCCTGACGACGAAGCCGATGAAGGGCATGCTCACGGGCCCGGTCACGATCCTGAACTGGTCCTTCGTGCGCGACGACCAGCCACGTGCGGACTCGTGCCGGCAACTCGCCCTGGCCATCCGCGAGGAAGTGCTGGACCTGGAGCAAGCCGGCGTGCGCGTCATCCAGATCGACGAGGCGGCGCTGCGCGAAGGGTTGCCGCTGCGCAAGTCGCAGTGGCGGAGCTACCTGGACTGGGCGGTGGAGAGCTTCCGCGTCACGGCCAACGGCGTGCGCGACGACACCCAGATCCACACCCATATGTGCTATTCAGAGTTCAACGACATCATCGCCGCCATCGCGGCCATGGACGCCGACGTGATCACCATCGAGACCTCCCGTTCGGACATGGAACTGCTCGACGCCTTCGACGATTTCAAGTACCCGAACGAGATCGGCCCCGGTGTCTATGACATCCACACGCCCAACATCCCCACGCGCGAGCAGATCATCACCTTGATGCGCAAGGCGGCGCAACGCATTCCACCTGAACGACTCTGGGTCAACCCGGACTGCGGCCTCAAGACCCGCCAGTGGGCCGAGGTGATTCCGGCGTTGACGCACATGGTGGCCGCGGCGCGGACCCTGCGCGCTGAACAGCGGATCGCCGCTTGA
- a CDS encoding YbaN family protein: MLHRLLVLFVWRVLAIVCVALGVIGAFLPVMPTVVFLLVAAWAAGKGWPQLEVWLLTHPRHGASIRAWRERGAVPRRAKWLASLMMGLSSVALVASPLALWWRIGLPLGMACIALWLWTRPEV; the protein is encoded by the coding sequence GTGCTTCATCGTCTCCTCGTCCTCTTCGTCTGGCGTGTCCTCGCCATCGTTTGCGTGGCGCTGGGCGTCATCGGCGCCTTCCTGCCCGTGATGCCCACCGTGGTGTTCCTACTGGTGGCCGCATGGGCCGCTGGCAAGGGCTGGCCGCAGTTGGAAGTCTGGTTGCTCACGCACCCTCGCCACGGCGCTTCCATCCGGGCCTGGCGCGAGCGGGGCGCGGTTCCGCGACGGGCCAAGTGGCTGGCCTCTCTCATGATGGGATTGAGCAGTGTTGCCCTCGTGGCCTCCCCCCTGGCCCTGTGGTGGCGCATTGGCTTGCCCCTGGGCATGGCTTGCATCGCGCTGTGGTTGTGGACACGGCCGGAGGTGTGA
- a CDS encoding proline dehydrogenase family protein: MLGEGARTGADADRYLRSYEAALRLLAERARIDVAGDAQDDPYRSERANDGISIKLSALHPRYEDAQRERVLAELVPRVWGLCKLAAQARINLTIDAEEVDRLELSLDVFEALLERIAREHPDWSGFGLALQAYQTRALELVQHVVELARRHGVRLMCRLVKGAYWDAEVKRAQELGLPHYPVFTHKHHTDVSYLACARALLEASDAIYPQFATHNAGTIAAIQQMAARVISARSRHGGGRAGAAYEFQRLHGMGEGVYREVLKNPLVRCRVYAPVGAHRDLLAYLVRRLLENGANSSFVHQLADDNVGLDELLISPLRLSPQPALPLPPALYGPARRNSRGLDLTVEAERAPLFEAWARCAVPAVPDTEVATLPGACARAVASGRVWRDTPVSERTAALRRAADAFEVHTDRLCALLVKEAFKTWGDAVAELREAVDFLRYYAGEAERLMAPIALPAQPDGLRGMAAEGQGGAGLADARQALLGVTGERNTLRLTARGVWVCISPWNFPLAIFTGQVAAALATGNAVLAKPAEQTPAIALEAVRLLHAAGVPTDALQFCHGPGETVGAALVALPEVAGVVFTGSTAVAKTIQRALAAKDGPIVPLIAETGGINAMLVDSSALPEQVADAVVQSAFRSAGQRCSALRLLCVHEAIADGVIEMVAGAARELVLGDPSQLSTDLGPVIDREAFVAIRGHLTRLEGRARDHLPPLALATSSASSASSASSASSASSEVRAEPAPGLDHLIAPRLFEVATVAEVDQEIFGPVLQVVRWRGEPEAVIDQINALGYGLTLGLQTRIDSRAEALATRAHVGNVYVNRNIIGAVVGLQPFGGKVCRALAPRPEGRSTCSVSAPSRP; the protein is encoded by the coding sequence ATGCTGGGCGAGGGCGCGCGCACCGGCGCCGATGCTGATCGTTACCTGCGCAGCTACGAAGCCGCGCTGCGCCTGCTGGCAGAGCGCGCGCGCATTGACGTCGCAGGCGATGCCCAGGACGATCCGTACCGCAGCGAGCGCGCCAACGACGGCATCTCCATCAAGCTCAGCGCCCTGCACCCGCGCTACGAGGACGCGCAGCGCGAGCGCGTGCTGGCCGAGCTGGTGCCGCGTGTCTGGGGCCTGTGCAAGCTGGCCGCCCAGGCCCGCATCAACCTCACCATCGACGCCGAGGAGGTGGACCGGCTGGAACTGTCGCTGGACGTGTTCGAGGCCCTGCTGGAGCGCATCGCGCGCGAGCACCCGGACTGGTCCGGTTTCGGCCTGGCGCTGCAGGCCTACCAGACCCGCGCACTCGAGCTGGTGCAGCACGTGGTCGAGCTGGCCCGCCGCCATGGCGTGCGCCTGATGTGCCGCCTGGTCAAGGGGGCCTACTGGGACGCCGAAGTCAAGCGAGCCCAGGAGCTGGGCCTGCCGCATTACCCCGTCTTTACGCACAAGCATCACACCGACGTGAGTTACCTGGCCTGTGCCCGCGCCTTGCTGGAAGCCAGCGACGCCATCTACCCGCAGTTCGCCACCCACAACGCCGGCACCATCGCCGCCATCCAGCAGATGGCCGCCCGCGTGATCAGCGCCAGGTCGCGGCACGGCGGCGGGAGGGCCGGCGCCGCCTACGAATTCCAGCGCCTCCACGGCATGGGCGAGGGCGTGTACCGCGAGGTGCTGAAGAACCCGCTGGTGCGCTGCCGGGTCTACGCCCCGGTGGGCGCGCACCGCGACCTGCTGGCCTACCTGGTGCGCCGCCTGCTGGAGAACGGCGCCAATTCCTCCTTCGTGCACCAGCTGGCCGACGATAACGTGGGCCTGGACGAACTCTTGATTTCGCCCCTGCGGCTGTCGCCGCAGCCCGCCTTGCCGCTGCCGCCCGCGCTCTACGGCCCTGCGCGGCGCAACAGCCGGGGCCTGGACCTGACGGTCGAGGCCGAGCGCGCGCCTTTGTTCGAAGCTTGGGCGCGTTGCGCGGTGCCCGCCGTGCCCGACACCGAGGTGGCGACTTTGCCCGGGGCCTGCGCGCGGGCCGTCGCGTCCGGCCGAGTCTGGCGTGACACCCCGGTGAGCGAACGCACCGCCGCCTTGCGCCGCGCCGCCGACGCCTTCGAAGTCCACACCGATCGCCTGTGCGCCTTGCTGGTCAAGGAGGCCTTCAAGACCTGGGGCGACGCCGTGGCCGAGCTGCGCGAGGCGGTGGACTTCCTGCGCTACTACGCGGGCGAGGCGGAGCGCCTGATGGCGCCCATCGCCTTGCCCGCCCAGCCGGACGGACTGCGAGGCATGGCCGCCGAAGGGCAGGGTGGAGCGGGCCTGGCCGACGCACGGCAGGCCTTGCTCGGTGTCACGGGAGAGCGCAACACCCTGCGCCTGACCGCGCGCGGGGTCTGGGTCTGCATCAGCCCCTGGAACTTCCCGCTCGCCATCTTCACCGGGCAGGTCGCCGCCGCGCTGGCGACCGGCAACGCCGTGCTGGCCAAACCGGCCGAGCAGACGCCCGCCATCGCGCTGGAAGCTGTGCGCCTGCTGCACGCGGCCGGCGTGCCGACCGACGCGCTGCAGTTTTGCCACGGCCCGGGCGAGACCGTGGGTGCGGCCCTGGTGGCCTTGCCCGAGGTGGCGGGCGTGGTCTTCACCGGTTCCACCGCCGTGGCCAAGACCATCCAGCGCGCGCTGGCGGCCAAGGACGGCCCCATCGTGCCGCTGATTGCCGAGACGGGCGGCATCAATGCCATGCTGGTGGACAGCAGCGCGCTGCCCGAACAAGTGGCCGACGCCGTGGTGCAAAGCGCCTTCCGCAGCGCGGGCCAGCGCTGCTCGGCCCTGCGCCTGCTCTGCGTGCACGAGGCCATTGCCGACGGCGTGATCGAGATGGTCGCGGGCGCGGCGCGCGAGCTGGTGCTGGGCGACCCGAGCCAGCTGAGCACCGACCTGGGGCCGGTGATTGACCGGGAGGCTTTTGTCGCCATCCGGGGCCACCTGACGCGGCTGGAAGGCCGCGCACGTGACCATCTGCCGCCCTTGGCCCTTGCCACGTCGTCCGCGTCGTCCGCGTCGTCCGCGTCGTCCGCGTCGTCCGCGTCGTCCGAGGTCCGCGCCGAACCGGCTCCTGGCCTGGACCACCTGATCGCGCCGCGATTGTTCGAAGTGGCCACCGTCGCCGAGGTTGACCAGGAGATCTTTGGTCCGGTCTTGCAGGTGGTGCGCTGGCGTGGCGAGCCGGAGGCGGTGATCGACCAGATCAATGCCCTGGGTTATGGCCTCACGCTGGGCCTGCAGACCCGCATCGACAGCCGGGCCGAGGCCTTGGCCACGCGCGCCCACGTGGGCAATGTCTACGTCAATCGCAACATCATCGGCGCGGTGGTGGGACTGCAGCCCTTTGGGGGGAAGGTCTGTCGGGCACTGGCCCCAAGGCCGGAGGGCCGTTCTACTTGCAGCGTTTCTGCGCCGAGCAGACCGTGA
- a CDS encoding LysR family transcriptional regulator produces the protein MIERIHLAIVQEVARLGSLTAAADTLCLTQSALSHSVKKLESQLGTAIWLREGRQLIPTQAGEHLLALANRVLPQLAQAEERLAQYAQGRRGTLRIGMECHPCYQWLLKVVAPYLARWPDVDVDVKQKFQFGGIGALFGYEIDLLVTPDPLFKPGLRFEPVFDYEQVLVVARDHALAGAARVQPRQLAQEVLITYPVAPERLDIFNQFLTPAGIAPRQHKTIETTDILLQMVASGRGVTALPRWLVEEYADRMPIVPIRLGARGIQKQIFLGLRETDMDVDYLRSFVEMAHQPQVR, from the coding sequence ATGATCGAGCGCATCCATCTGGCCATCGTGCAAGAAGTGGCCAGGTTAGGCTCCCTGACCGCGGCGGCCGATACCCTCTGCCTGACGCAATCAGCCCTGAGCCATTCGGTCAAGAAACTGGAGTCGCAGCTGGGCACGGCCATCTGGTTGCGCGAAGGGCGCCAGCTCATCCCCACCCAGGCGGGCGAGCATCTGCTGGCGCTGGCGAATCGCGTGCTGCCGCAACTGGCGCAGGCCGAGGAGCGCCTGGCGCAATACGCCCAGGGCCGGCGCGGCACACTGCGCATCGGCATGGAATGCCATCCCTGCTACCAATGGCTGCTGAAGGTGGTGGCGCCTTATCTGGCGCGTTGGCCCGACGTGGACGTGGACGTGAAGCAGAAGTTCCAGTTCGGCGGCATCGGCGCGCTGTTTGGTTACGAGATCGACCTGCTGGTCACGCCCGACCCGCTGTTCAAGCCCGGCCTGCGTTTCGAGCCGGTGTTCGACTACGAGCAGGTGCTGGTGGTGGCGCGTGACCATGCCCTGGCCGGCGCCGCGCGCGTCCAGCCGCGGCAACTGGCGCAGGAGGTGTTGATCACCTACCCGGTGGCGCCCGAGCGGCTGGACATCTTCAACCAGTTCCTCACGCCGGCGGGCATCGCGCCGCGCCAGCACAAGACCATCGAGACCACCGACATCCTGCTGCAGATGGTGGCCAGTGGCCGGGGCGTCACCGCGCTGCCGCGCTGGCTGGTGGAGGAATATGCCGACCGCATGCCCATCGTGCCGATCAGGCTGGGTGCGCGCGGCATCCAGAAGCAGATCTTCCTGGGACTGCGCGAGACCGACATGGATGTGGACTACCTGCGGTCCTTCGTTGAGATGGCGCATCAGCCGCAAGTACGATGA
- a CDS encoding Lrp/AsnC ligand binding domain-containing protein, which produces MDSDDTLDRIDRRILHLLQTDGRLSNLKLAETVGLSPTAVLARTQRLMREGYILGYEARLNPLKLGRGMLVFVEVLLDRTTPNVFEQFKAAVQVRDEIMECHMVAGGFDYLLKTRVADMAAYREFAGTVLWQLPGVRETRTYAVMEEVKNQARLVF; this is translated from the coding sequence TTGGACTCCGACGACACCCTGGACCGCATCGACCGGCGCATCCTGCACCTGCTGCAAACCGATGGCCGGCTGTCCAACCTCAAGCTGGCCGAGACCGTGGGCCTGTCGCCGACGGCCGTGCTGGCGCGCACCCAGCGCCTGATGCGCGAGGGCTACATCCTGGGTTACGAGGCGCGGCTCAACCCGCTCAAACTGGGCCGGGGCATGCTGGTCTTCGTTGAAGTGCTGCTGGACCGCACTACGCCCAATGTGTTTGAGCAGTTCAAGGCCGCAGTGCAGGTGCGCGACGAGATCATGGAATGCCACATGGTGGCCGGCGGCTTCGACTACCTGCTCAAAACCCGCGTGGCCGACATGGCGGCCTACCGCGAGTTCGCCGGCACCGTGCTCTGGCAGTTGCCCGGCGTGCGCGAGACCCGGACCTACGCGGTGATGGAAGAGGTCAAGAACCAGGCCAGGCTGGTCTTTTGA
- a CDS encoding acyl-CoA thioesterase — protein sequence MSSANTDANLPSGTSTPPMVVVDMVWPDQSNHHGTLFGGAALSMLDRLAFIVGSKALRGSVVTASVSDLNFAAPAPAGHLVECSAQVLRQGKRSVTVGTRLVAEDLLSGTRTDCLSGEFVMVRQAEDAQASPVSVATPPATAPIASRPPVFTEGGKASAMVAEIVFPGHANHRGLLHGGPAMEWMAKAGFVAATRRMRRTIVMASSEKLEFKAPAHVGDVVEVTATVIATGRRSIHVHVDMWAESPATGERRHCTTGTLVFVAVA from the coding sequence TTGTCATCCGCCAATACAGACGCTAATCTGCCTTCGGGCACCAGCACGCCGCCCATGGTCGTCGTCGACATGGTCTGGCCCGATCAATCCAACCACCACGGCACACTGTTCGGCGGCGCGGCCCTGTCCATGCTGGACAGGCTGGCCTTCATCGTCGGCAGCAAGGCCCTGCGTGGCTCGGTCGTCACGGCATCGGTCAGCGACCTGAACTTCGCGGCGCCCGCGCCCGCCGGCCATCTGGTGGAATGCAGCGCCCAGGTGTTGCGACAGGGCAAGCGCTCCGTCACGGTGGGCACGCGCCTGGTCGCCGAGGACCTGCTCAGCGGCACGCGCACCGATTGCCTGTCCGGCGAATTCGTCATGGTTCGCCAAGCCGAGGACGCGCAAGCAAGCCCGGTCAGCGTCGCAACTCCACCGGCGACAGCGCCAATTGCCTCCAGGCCGCCGGTATTCACCGAGGGCGGCAAGGCCAGCGCCATGGTCGCGGAGATTGTCTTCCCCGGCCATGCCAACCACCGAGGCCTGTTGCACGGCGGCCCGGCCATGGAATGGATGGCCAAGGCCGGTTTCGTCGCCGCCACCCGGCGCATGCGTCGCACCATCGTCATGGCCAGCAGCGAGAAACTGGAATTCAAAGCCCCGGCGCATGTGGGTGACGTGGTCGAGGTGACGGCCACGGTCATCGCCACCGGGCGACGCTCCATCCACGTGCACGTGGACATGTGGGCCGAATCGCCCGCCACGGGTGAGCGCAGGCACTGCACCACGGGCACACTGGTGTTCGTGGCCGTGGCCTGA
- a CDS encoding 5-methyltetrahydropteroyltriglutamate--homocysteine S-methyltransferase, translating to MTLRTTPPFRADHVGSFLRPQYLLEARDQFFVKKSISAAQLREVEDKAITEIVKFQQDVGLKSITDGEFRRTYFHIDFLEQLGGVKTDIPVTIKKPDGTEELAPPVIRVIDKVKHVKDIQRADFEYLKSQIAAGMTPKVTIPSPTMLHFRGGRAGISKDAYPELDPVFYDDVAQAYGDELQSLYDAGCRYVQMDDTNLAYLCDDRMREAARQRGDDPNELPHRYAGFINKVVAKKPAGMTLAMHLCRGNFKSTHAAAGNYEPVAEALLKEMNLDAFFLEYDDDRSGDFRPLRFLSKGKIVVLGLVTTKFGQLETKDALKRRIEEASKYADLDQLALSPQCGFSSTVHGNNIAVEDQRKKLRLVVETAQEVWG from the coding sequence GTGACATTACGCACCACGCCACCCTTTCGCGCTGACCACGTCGGCAGCTTCCTGCGCCCGCAGTACCTGCTCGAAGCCCGCGATCAGTTCTTCGTCAAGAAGTCCATCAGTGCGGCCCAGCTGCGCGAGGTGGAAGACAAGGCCATCACCGAAATCGTGAAGTTCCAGCAGGACGTGGGCCTGAAGTCCATCACGGACGGCGAGTTCCGCCGCACCTACTTCCACATTGACTTCCTGGAGCAACTGGGTGGCGTGAAGACCGACATCCCGGTGACGATCAAGAAGCCCGATGGCACGGAAGAGCTGGCGCCGCCGGTGATCCGCGTGATCGACAAGGTGAAGCACGTCAAAGACATCCAGCGCGCCGATTTCGAATACCTGAAGAGCCAGATCGCGGCGGGCATGACGCCCAAGGTCACCATCCCCAGCCCGACCATGCTGCACTTCCGCGGCGGCCGCGCGGGCATCAGCAAGGACGCCTACCCGGAACTCGACCCGGTGTTCTACGACGACGTGGCCCAGGCCTACGGCGACGAGCTGCAGTCACTCTATGACGCGGGCTGCCGCTACGTGCAGATGGACGACACCAACCTGGCCTACCTCTGCGACGACCGCATGCGCGAAGCCGCGCGCCAGCGCGGTGACGATCCCAACGAACTGCCGCACCGCTACGCCGGGTTCATCAACAAGGTCGTCGCCAAGAAGCCCGCGGGCATGACCCTGGCCATGCACCTGTGCCGCGGCAACTTCAAGAGCACGCACGCGGCGGCCGGCAACTACGAACCGGTGGCCGAGGCCTTGCTCAAGGAAATGAACCTCGACGCCTTCTTCCTTGAATACGACGACGACCGCTCGGGCGACTTCCGCCCCCTGCGCTTCCTGTCCAAGGGCAAGATCGTGGTGCTGGGCCTGGTGACCACCAAGTTCGGCCAGCTGGAAACCAAGGACGCGCTCAAGCGCCGCATCGAGGAAGCCAGCAAGTACGCCGACCTGGATCAGCTCGCCCTGAGCCCGCAGTGCGGCTTCTCCAGCACCGTGCACGGCAACAACATCGCCGTGGAAGACCAGCGCAAGAAGCTGCGGCTGGTCGTCGAAACGGCGCAGGAAGTCTGGGGCTGA
- a CDS encoding VOC family protein has product MTTHNLTITEIKTFVPAKDFELSKRFYADLGFQQKSEGGGIAYFAHGRHAFLLQDYYAQEFADNLALHLLVEDVQAWSRHVAERGIAERYGVRVTALTEQPWGITDFTVTDPCGVCWTIGQNTQSFVPVGRLDPV; this is encoded by the coding sequence ATGACGACCCACAACCTGACCATCACCGAAATCAAGACCTTCGTGCCTGCGAAGGATTTCGAGCTGTCCAAGCGCTTCTACGCCGATCTGGGTTTCCAGCAAAAGTCCGAAGGCGGCGGCATTGCCTACTTTGCCCACGGCCGACACGCCTTCCTGCTGCAGGACTACTACGCCCAGGAGTTTGCCGACAACCTGGCCTTGCACCTCCTGGTGGAGGACGTGCAGGCCTGGAGCCGCCATGTGGCCGAGCGAGGCATTGCTGAACGCTACGGTGTGCGCGTGACCGCCTTGACCGAGCAACCCTGGGGCATCACCGATTTCACGGTCACCGACCCCTGCGGCGTGTGCTGGACCATCGGACAGAACACGCAGAGTTTCGTGCCGGTGGGGCGGCTGGATCCGGTCTGA
- a CDS encoding DUF6279 family lipoprotein translates to MRRLLTLLPRLSRPHAAALGWITILVLMAGCSTLQFGYGQLPRLAAWQMDSYLDLDRAQSRQLDSALAELHAWHRREELPRVRAVLVRADTLWGEPDSGRGVTAEELNSIERDAIAALNRLLVRAEPLAQPLLASLRPAQWEHLRAKQRKRLDEWLEEEGDPEERGDRFIDNLERWLGSLERPLRQMARAEAARWPVQDRAALRQTWEARQQRIVDGLRAVAQGQREQGLTLLGALATEPIDPPLSTAMRASVLRVLNAATPAQRAQARERWARWRDDLRQLESVQTAQAAP, encoded by the coding sequence ATGCGACGCTTGCTGACTCTGCTCCCACGTTTGTCCAGGCCACACGCTGCGGCGCTGGGCTGGATCACCATCCTGGTTCTCATGGCCGGTTGTTCGACGCTGCAGTTCGGCTACGGCCAGCTGCCGCGCCTGGCTGCCTGGCAAATGGACAGTTATCTGGATCTGGACCGCGCCCAAAGCCGCCAGCTGGACTCGGCCCTGGCCGAGCTGCATGCCTGGCATCGCCGCGAGGAACTGCCGCGCGTGCGCGCGGTGCTGGTCCGTGCCGACACCCTCTGGGGTGAGCCCGACAGCGGACGGGGTGTCACGGCCGAGGAGCTGAACAGCATCGAGCGCGATGCCATCGCAGCGCTGAATCGCCTGCTGGTGCGCGCTGAACCCTTGGCGCAGCCCTTGCTGGCAAGCCTGCGCCCGGCGCAATGGGAGCATTTGCGCGCGAAGCAGCGTAAGCGCCTGGACGAATGGCTGGAGGAGGAGGGCGATCCCGAGGAGCGGGGGGATCGTTTCATCGACAACCTGGAGCGCTGGCTGGGCAGCCTGGAGCGCCCCCTGCGTCAGATGGCGCGCGCCGAGGCGGCACGGTGGCCTGTCCAGGATCGCGCGGCTTTGCGCCAGACCTGGGAGGCGCGCCAGCAGCGCATCGTCGACGGTCTGCGCGCCGTGGCGCAGGGCCAGCGCGAGCAAGGCCTGACCCTGCTGGGCGCCTTGGCCACCGAACCGATCGATCCTCCGCTGAGCACGGCCATGCGCGCGTCCGTGCTGCGCGTGCTCAACGCCGCCACGCCCGCGCAGCGCGCGCAGGCCCGTGAGCGCTGGGCGCGCTGGCGCGACGATTTGAGGCAACTGGAATCCGTGCAGACCGCCCAGGCCGCGCCCTGA